In Streptomyces sp. NBC_01707, a genomic segment contains:
- the ftsH gene encoding ATP-dependent zinc metalloprotease FtsH — protein sequence MTSPVPPRDRTDQPWRSEGAPPPPPPRRKMPGGWGGLLLTALAVYLITNVVLSFFNGRNEPTIAYTEFSKQVTAGNVSKIYSKGDAIQGQLRKEAKVPGSDRTYTKFVTQRPAFADDNLWAELIKDDVTVTAEPVVQQRSFLANLLISLAPILLLVLLWVFIARRMSGGLGGVGALGRKAPPRPVELEGAKRTTFEDVAGIDEVEGELNDVVDFLKNPQEYRKMGARMPGGVLLAGPPGTGKTLLARAVAGEAGVPFFSASASEFIEMIVGVGASRVRELFAEARKVAPAIVFIDEIDTIGRARGGGSGMGGHDEREQTLNQILTEMDGFSGSEGVVVLAATNRADVLDPALTRPGRFDRIVQVSPPDRGGREAILEIHTRQIPLSEDVSLGQVARTTPGMTGADLANLANEAALLAVKRKKSEVNQADLSDALEKVQLGAERPLVMPEEERRRTAYHESGHALLGMLQPGADPVRKVTIVPRGRALGVTLSTPEADKYAYTEDYLRGRIIGALGGMAAEQLVYGVVTTGSESDLEQVTGLARGMVGRWGMSERVGRLTAIPSDAQQAYGLSAAPATLDVVDHEMRRIVDECYIEAQRLLREHREKLDALAAALLQNETLDEEAAYRAAGVARLAKH from the coding sequence GTGACCAGTCCTGTACCGCCACGCGATCGGACCGACCAGCCGTGGCGCTCCGAGGGCGCCCCACCACCTCCTCCGCCGCGCCGGAAGATGCCGGGCGGCTGGGGCGGACTGCTGCTGACCGCGCTTGCCGTCTATCTGATCACCAACGTGGTGCTCTCCTTCTTCAACGGCAGGAACGAACCGACCATCGCCTACACGGAATTCAGCAAGCAGGTCACGGCCGGCAACGTCTCCAAGATCTACTCCAAGGGTGACGCCATCCAGGGGCAGCTGAGGAAGGAGGCGAAGGTCCCCGGCAGCGACAGGACGTACACCAAGTTCGTCACCCAGCGGCCTGCCTTCGCCGACGACAACCTCTGGGCCGAGCTGATCAAGGACGATGTCACCGTCACCGCGGAACCGGTCGTCCAGCAGCGCAGTTTCCTCGCCAATCTGCTGATCTCCCTGGCTCCGATCCTGCTGCTCGTCCTGCTCTGGGTCTTCATCGCCCGCCGGATGTCCGGCGGGCTCGGCGGCGTCGGCGCACTGGGCCGCAAGGCCCCGCCCAGACCGGTCGAACTGGAAGGCGCCAAACGCACCACTTTCGAGGACGTGGCCGGGATCGACGAGGTCGAGGGCGAACTCAACGATGTCGTCGACTTCCTGAAGAACCCGCAGGAGTACCGGAAGATGGGCGCCCGGATGCCCGGGGGAGTGCTGCTCGCCGGCCCGCCCGGCACCGGCAAGACGCTGCTCGCGCGGGCCGTCGCCGGCGAGGCCGGGGTGCCGTTCTTCTCCGCCTCCGCCTCCGAGTTCATCGAGATGATCGTCGGCGTCGGCGCGAGCCGGGTACGGGAACTCTTCGCCGAGGCCCGCAAGGTCGCCCCCGCCATCGTCTTCATCGACGAGATCGACACCATCGGCCGGGCCCGCGGCGGCGGCTCCGGCATGGGTGGCCATGACGAGCGCGAACAGACGCTGAACCAGATCCTCACCGAGATGGACGGCTTCTCCGGATCGGAGGGCGTCGTCGTCCTTGCCGCGACCAACCGGGCCGATGTCCTCGACCCGGCGCTCACCAGGCCCGGCCGCTTCGACCGGATCGTCCAGGTGAGCCCACCGGACCGGGGCGGCCGGGAGGCGATCTTGGAGATCCATACCCGGCAGATCCCGCTCTCCGAGGACGTGAGCCTCGGCCAGGTGGCCCGCACGACCCCCGGCATGACCGGTGCGGACCTCGCCAACCTCGCCAACGAGGCCGCCCTGCTCGCCGTCAAGCGCAAGAAGTCCGAGGTCAACCAGGCGGACCTGTCGGACGCACTGGAGAAGGTCCAGCTCGGAGCCGAACGGCCGCTGGTCATGCCGGAGGAGGAGCGCCGCAGGACCGCGTACCACGAGAGCGGCCATGCCCTCCTCGGGATGCTCCAGCCCGGCGCCGACCCCGTCCGCAAGGTCACCATCGTGCCCCGCGGCCGGGCCCTCGGCGTCACCCTCTCGACGCCGGAGGCCGACAAGTACGCGTACACCGAGGACTATCTCCGCGGCCGCATCATCGGCGCCCTGGGCGGCATGGCCGCGGAACAGCTGGTCTACGGAGTGGTCACCACGGGCTCGGAGAGCGACCTGGAACAGGTCACCGGCCTGGCGCGCGGAATGGTCGGGCGCTGGGGGATGAGCGAAAGGGTCGGCAGGCTGACGGCGATCCCGAGCGATGCCCAGCAGGCGTACGGACTCTCGGCCGCGCCCGCCACTCTGGACGTGGTGGACCACGAGATGCGGCGCATCGTCGACGAGTGCTACATCGAGGCGCAGCGGCTGCTGCGCGAGCACCGGGAGAAACTGGACGCGCTGGCGGCCGCGCTGCTGCAGAACGAGACGCTGGACGAGGAGGCGGCCTATCGGGCGGCGGGCGTCGCGCGCCTGGCCAAGCACTGA
- a CDS encoding phosphopentomutase, whose protein sequence is MAKTVIVVVDGFGIGAMPDAGTLRPGDLTADTCGHVLDHCREAFGRPLRLPVLSSLGLGLVHPHPDLARRTHLPVAAGRAALGYPGADTFAGHQTMMGADFSRVTVARLGDHLDEVTTALEAAGHRVAPLDGRPLLVVDDAVLVHDNLEADPGINWNASGRLEDLPFDGPGGILAIARTVRAVAPVARVIAVGGHADGPLTQFVRLGDAGTVGLDTPASGFYRNGGLAVQHLGAGIDHTRQLPDLAARAGIPVTLVGKAADILACDAAERHPAVQTADVIAHTLEAVRAPGDALVVANVQETDLAGHQQDAERYGRLLEQVDAGLAALLALLDAPGDRLIVTADHGNDPTIGHAYHTREYVPVLIHRPGADGVELLPVAGSLADVGATAAVSLALDPAGLANGTTLRPGRRAA, encoded by the coding sequence ATGGCCAAGACCGTCATCGTCGTCGTCGACGGATTCGGCATCGGCGCCATGCCCGACGCGGGCACCCTGCGCCCCGGCGATCTCACCGCCGACACCTGCGGGCATGTGCTCGACCACTGCCGCGAGGCCTTCGGCCGTCCGCTGCGGCTGCCGGTGCTCAGCTCGCTGGGGCTCGGCCTCGTCCACCCGCATCCGGATCTCGCTCGCCGCACCCATCTGCCCGTCGCCGCGGGCCGGGCCGCCCTGGGCTATCCCGGCGCCGACACGTTCGCCGGCCACCAGACGATGATGGGTGCGGACTTCAGCCGGGTGACGGTGGCCCGGCTCGGCGACCATCTGGACGAGGTGACCACGGCTCTGGAAGCGGCCGGGCACCGCGTCGCACCGCTGGACGGCCGGCCGCTTCTCGTCGTCGACGACGCGGTGCTCGTGCACGACAACCTGGAAGCCGACCCCGGCATCAACTGGAACGCCTCCGGCCGCCTGGAGGACCTCCCCTTCGACGGGCCCGGCGGGATCCTCGCCATCGCCCGTACGGTACGCGCGGTCGCGCCGGTCGCCCGGGTCATCGCGGTCGGCGGTCACGCGGACGGCCCGCTCACGCAATTCGTACGCCTCGGCGACGCGGGCACCGTGGGCCTCGACACCCCCGCCAGCGGCTTCTACCGCAACGGCGGCCTCGCCGTGCAGCACCTCGGCGCCGGCATCGACCACACCCGTCAGCTGCCCGACCTGGCCGCCCGCGCCGGAATCCCGGTCACCCTGGTGGGCAAGGCCGCCGACATCCTGGCCTGCGACGCGGCCGAGCGGCACCCGGCAGTGCAGACCGCGGACGTCATCGCCCACACCCTCGAAGCGGTACGCGCCCCCGGCGACGCGCTCGTCGTCGCCAATGTCCAGGAGACCGACCTGGCGGGACACCAGCAGGACGCCGAACGGTACGGCCGTCTGCTGGAGCAGGTCGACGCGGGGCTCGCCGCGCTCCTTGCGCTGCTCGACGCCCCCGGCGACCGGCTGATCGTCACCGCCGACCACGGCAACGACCCGACGATCGGGCACGCGTACCACACCAGGGAGTACGTCCCCGTGCTGATCCACCGGCCCGGTGCGGACGGGGTGGAGCTGCTGCCGGTCGCGGGCAGCCTGGCGGACGTCGGCGCCACCGCCGCCGTATCGCTGGCGCTCGACCCGGCGGGGCTGGCCAACGGGACGACGCTGCGGCCGGGGCGCCGCGCGGCCTGA
- a CDS encoding DUF2620 domain-containing protein, whose amino-acid sequence MTKILTGGVGKAEVTDTIKRLAIDGIDVVASSDMDAAMKLRVGQADYYLGTCHTGAGASLGVLVGLMGSAACHTFGRGVPTEDEVAALLADGKKAFGFSMDQIDVIAPLMARAIAARG is encoded by the coding sequence ATGACAAAGATCCTCACCGGCGGTGTCGGCAAGGCCGAGGTCACCGACACGATCAAGCGACTCGCGATCGACGGCATCGACGTCGTCGCCTCCAGCGACATGGACGCCGCGATGAAGCTGCGCGTCGGACAGGCCGACTACTACCTCGGCACCTGCCACACCGGCGCCGGCGCCTCCCTCGGCGTGCTCGTCGGCCTGATGGGCTCGGCCGCCTGCCACACCTTCGGGCGCGGCGTCCCCACCGAGGACGAGGTCGCCGCCCTCCTCGCCGACGGCAAGAAGGCCTTCGGATTCTCGATGGACCAGATCGACGTCATCGCCCCCCTCATGGCGCGCGCCATCGCCGCCCGCGGCTGA
- the yhfZ gene encoding GntR family transcriptional regulator YhfZ, with translation MNVTDERFLTRNGLAARQLAVLLLNHEADTRMPRVRDFAEELGCGNGTVQAALQLLEESGAIETTARGHLGTFLVRSDRSVLWRLSGLGTLLAAMPLPYSRRYEGLATGLRGAFETAGAPFAITFMRGAGARTAALLEGKVDLVVLSRFAADQLIAEHPVELVAELGPATYVGAHGMLLRHGAELDSPGLRVAVDHASEDLRMLVERVFAGREDIEWREASYMQLPDLFARDEVDATVWNLDEVQDRIGLGVDVLPLGDEVTRELSLRNSSAAIIGRTGGAKALAAVRESLDLSLVTRLQTEVLKGERVPSY, from the coding sequence GTGAACGTCACCGACGAACGCTTCCTCACCCGCAACGGCCTCGCCGCCCGGCAGCTCGCCGTCCTGCTCCTCAACCACGAGGCGGACACCCGCATGCCCCGGGTACGCGACTTCGCCGAGGAGCTGGGCTGCGGAAACGGCACCGTGCAGGCGGCGTTGCAGTTGCTTGAGGAATCCGGCGCCATCGAGACGACCGCCCGCGGCCATCTCGGCACCTTCCTCGTCCGCTCGGACCGCTCCGTGCTCTGGCGGCTCTCCGGCCTCGGCACCCTGCTCGCCGCGATGCCCCTGCCGTACTCACGCCGGTACGAGGGTCTGGCGACCGGGCTGCGCGGCGCCTTCGAAACCGCGGGCGCACCGTTCGCCATCACCTTCATGCGCGGCGCCGGTGCGCGCACCGCCGCACTCCTCGAAGGCAAGGTCGACCTGGTCGTCCTCTCCCGCTTCGCAGCCGACCAGCTGATCGCCGAGCATCCGGTGGAGCTGGTCGCCGAGCTCGGTCCCGCCACCTATGTCGGCGCTCACGGCATGCTGCTGCGGCACGGCGCAGAACTCGACTCCCCCGGACTGCGGGTGGCGGTCGACCACGCCTCCGAGGATCTGCGGATGCTGGTCGAGCGGGTCTTCGCAGGCCGCGAGGACATCGAGTGGCGCGAAGCCTCGTACATGCAACTGCCCGACCTCTTCGCCCGTGACGAGGTCGACGCCACCGTCTGGAACCTGGACGAGGTGCAGGACCGGATCGGGCTCGGGGTCGACGTGCTTCCGCTCGGCGACGAGGTCACCCGCGAGCTGTCGCTGCGCAACTCCAGCGCGGCGATCATCGGCCGGACCGGCGGAGCGAAGGCCCTTGCCGCCGTCCGCGAGTCGCTCGATCTCTCGCTGGTGACGCGGCTGCAGACCGAGGTACTGAAGGGCGAGCGCGTGCCCTCGTACTGA
- a CDS encoding alanine racemase, whose protein sequence is MFLDTVLARNPELVEAAADLHRRGEIPPDTYVMDLDTVEANAELLAAEAQRLGLSLWFVVKQFGRNPELIRAVARHIPKYAAIDPAEARTLHATGARAGNLGHLVQIPRRALPEMLAWRPEAVTVFDLANARAVSEAAERLGLVQDILVRLEGAEGTVYPGQEGGVPLPRLDAFAEAAERLPGIRIAGVTAFPCVLCDPATGTPYATPNFTLALKARELLAARGHEDLKLSAPSATSMASLPLLAAHGATHGEPGHALTGTTPLHALDPGQPEKPAYVYVSEIAHTLDDGRPALHGGGFYARSHIGSALLPRTGVRLGVQGAPAENIDYYRLLDTPAVGQDVRLGDTALLAFRTQIFVTRSTVAVVSGLSSGTPRLRGLHDAQGRAL, encoded by the coding sequence GTGTTTCTCGACACCGTGCTCGCCCGCAACCCCGAGCTCGTCGAAGCCGCGGCGGACCTCCACCGGCGCGGTGAGATCCCGCCCGACACCTATGTGATGGACCTCGACACCGTCGAGGCCAACGCCGAACTCCTCGCCGCCGAGGCCCAGCGGCTCGGCCTCTCCCTCTGGTTCGTCGTCAAACAGTTCGGCCGCAACCCCGAACTGATCAGGGCCGTCGCCCGGCACATCCCCAAGTACGCCGCCATCGACCCGGCTGAGGCCCGCACCCTGCACGCGACGGGCGCCCGGGCCGGGAACCTCGGCCACCTCGTCCAGATCCCCCGCCGCGCCCTGCCCGAGATGCTGGCCTGGCGCCCGGAGGCCGTCACCGTCTTCGACCTGGCCAATGCCCGGGCCGTCTCCGAGGCCGCCGAGCGGCTGGGCCTGGTGCAGGACATTCTCGTACGGCTCGAAGGCGCCGAGGGCACCGTCTACCCGGGCCAGGAGGGCGGGGTGCCGCTTCCGCGCCTGGACGCGTTCGCCGAGGCGGCCGAGCGGCTGCCCGGCATCCGGATCGCCGGCGTCACGGCCTTCCCGTGTGTCCTGTGCGACCCGGCGACCGGAACCCCGTACGCCACCCCCAACTTCACGCTCGCCCTGAAGGCCCGCGAGCTCCTGGCCGCCCGCGGGCACGAGGACCTCAAGCTGAGCGCCCCTAGCGCCACCTCGATGGCCTCGCTGCCGCTGCTCGCCGCCCACGGCGCCACCCACGGCGAGCCCGGCCACGCCCTCACCGGCACGACCCCGCTGCACGCACTGGACCCGGGCCAGCCCGAGAAGCCCGCCTATGTGTACGTGAGCGAGATCGCCCACACCCTCGACGACGGCCGCCCCGCCCTCCACGGCGGCGGTTTCTACGCCCGCTCCCACATCGGCAGCGCCCTGCTGCCGCGAACCGGCGTACGCCTCGGCGTGCAGGGCGCTCCCGCCGAGAACATCGACTACTACCGGCTGCTCGACACCCCCGCCGTCGGCCAGGACGTCCGGCTCGGCGACACCGCGCTGCTCGCCTTCCGTACCCAGATCTTCGTCACCCGCTCGACCGTCGCCGTCGTCTCCGGACTCTCGTCCGGTACCCCGCGGCTGCGCGGGCTCCACGACGCCCAGGGCCGGGCCCTGTAA
- a CDS encoding YhfT family protein, protein MSSTLAAGAGLDFTLAQQLTVIALCALTAYISHMALAVFNDGVRPFLLDFIQGRTTRSATTAVSFGLSAGFIFGLGAPMALSTGVLNPWLVFLPTDILGMLAPKKWLAPILGGAWGAVVVFGLNGANDVAHDLPVDFITAMQQMSTPILFLFTLFPVLAITKQFGRKWGGVAGGLELALVVLTMKLWPKMFAGALAMAVGVLMLIALAVAKDMKQRKADKAAGVTGIVLDDDPMASLFSASAARLRRHLPLFMVLGAGVCVLAQMHIFGGGEATSFLIAKGQYTEAAQVDFYRVFGFIPLIATTALASGAYGIAGFTLVYPIGYLMPNPFLAAIVGAVVFALEVLALSSIGKVLGKLPSVRDSSEHLRSAIGDTLQLAILFGSLMAANAMGGGLGILVVGGLYLLNDAMGRPVVRMAAAPAAVIVGGILLNVLYWLDLFTPIKG, encoded by the coding sequence GTGAGCAGCACACTCGCCGCCGGAGCCGGCCTCGATTTCACACTGGCCCAGCAGCTGACCGTGATAGCCCTCTGTGCGCTGACCGCGTACATCTCGCACATGGCGCTGGCCGTCTTCAACGACGGCGTCCGCCCGTTCCTGCTGGACTTCATCCAGGGGCGCACCACGCGCAGCGCCACGACGGCGGTCTCCTTCGGGCTGTCCGCCGGGTTCATCTTCGGACTCGGCGCACCCATGGCGCTCTCCACCGGAGTGCTGAACCCGTGGCTCGTCTTCCTGCCCACCGACATCCTCGGCATGCTGGCTCCGAAGAAGTGGCTCGCGCCGATCCTCGGCGGCGCGTGGGGCGCGGTCGTCGTCTTCGGCCTGAACGGCGCGAACGACGTGGCACACGATCTGCCGGTCGACTTCATCACCGCGATGCAGCAGATGTCGACGCCGATCCTGTTCCTCTTCACGCTGTTCCCGGTGCTCGCGATCACCAAGCAGTTCGGCCGCAAGTGGGGCGGTGTCGCGGGAGGTCTCGAACTCGCGCTGGTCGTCCTCACCATGAAGCTCTGGCCGAAGATGTTCGCCGGGGCGCTGGCCATGGCCGTGGGCGTGCTCATGCTGATCGCCCTGGCCGTCGCCAAGGACATGAAGCAGCGCAAGGCCGACAAGGCTGCGGGCGTCACCGGGATCGTCCTGGACGACGACCCGATGGCCTCCCTGTTCAGCGCGAGCGCGGCCCGGCTGCGCAGGCATCTGCCGCTCTTCATGGTGCTGGGAGCCGGAGTCTGTGTGCTGGCTCAGATGCACATATTCGGCGGCGGTGAGGCGACCAGCTTCCTGATCGCCAAGGGGCAGTACACGGAAGCCGCCCAGGTCGACTTCTACCGGGTCTTCGGCTTCATCCCGCTCATCGCGACGACCGCGCTCGCATCGGGCGCGTACGGCATCGCCGGGTTCACGCTGGTGTATCCGATCGGCTATCTGATGCCGAACCCGTTCCTCGCTGCGATCGTCGGCGCCGTCGTGTTCGCCCTCGAGGTGCTGGCCCTCTCCTCCATCGGCAAGGTCCTCGGCAAGCTGCCCAGCGTCCGAGACTCCTCGGAGCACCTGCGCAGCGCGATCGGCGACACGTTGCAGCTCGCGATCCTCTTCGGTTCGCTGATGGCCGCCAACGCCATGGGCGGCGGACTCGGAATCCTCGTCGTCGGCGGGCTCTACCTGCTCAACGACGCGATGGGCCGGCCGGTGGTGCGGATGGCCGCCGCGCCGGCGGCGGTGATCGTCGGCGGAATCCTCCTCAACGTCCTGTACTGGCTCGACCTGTTCACCCCGATCAAGGGCTGA
- a CDS encoding PRD domain-containing protein, translating into MDDQLALRIQLFREGGQVEPEVADFVAAELAALEADGHTVTEASAGMLTSHLMMALTRLLDGEPIEQFLTDDQVAAELAGHPHAVARARAISARAEQELGATLPDSEINFLGMHLAVLAQHSPAAPAS; encoded by the coding sequence ATGGACGACCAGCTCGCACTGCGGATCCAGCTCTTCCGCGAAGGCGGCCAGGTCGAGCCCGAAGTGGCCGACTTCGTCGCCGCCGAGCTGGCCGCCCTCGAAGCCGACGGACACACCGTCACCGAGGCCAGCGCCGGAATGCTGACCAGTCACCTGATGATGGCCCTCACCCGGCTCCTCGACGGCGAACCGATCGAGCAGTTCCTCACCGATGACCAGGTCGCCGCCGAACTGGCCGGGCATCCCCACGCCGTCGCGCGCGCCCGCGCCATCTCCGCGCGCGCCGAGCAGGAGCTCGGCGCGACGCTCCCCGACTCGGAGATCAATTTCCTCGGCATGCACCTCGCCGTGCTTGCCCAGCACTCACCGGCCGCCCCGGCCTCCTGA
- a CDS encoding aminotransferase class V-fold PLP-dependent enzyme has translation MNPALPQTFPLATVALDDAIARQFRLLEATAAHFEGPQLFEADAGVVPGLGRPRTTARVEAVLADFFGAEDAAFVQGAGTGAIRAALNAAVRAGDPLLIHRAPVYRTTEVTLRGIGVRTVEVDFNDRAALREALASGRFRWAYVQHTRQRLSDSYDPAEVLAACRAAGVRTLVDDNYAVMRTPAAGVELGADASCFSLFKLHGPEGIGVVVGARDLVGHIRRDNYSGGGQVQGHQALDALRALTHVPVMWAVQSQVGAEVAERLAAGEVAGVAEVRIANAQDRCLLVRLDRPVAKELPAVAARFGAAPYPVGSNSRYEIAPLFYRMSSSALDDAPELADWTVRINPMRAGADLVVDILRRSLAALGDRPAETNDPKDG, from the coding sequence ATGAACCCGGCACTACCGCAGACATTCCCCCTCGCGACCGTGGCACTGGACGACGCGATCGCCCGGCAGTTCCGGCTGCTGGAGGCGACCGCCGCCCACTTCGAGGGACCCCAGCTCTTCGAAGCCGACGCCGGCGTCGTCCCCGGTCTCGGCCGTCCCCGGACCACCGCCCGCGTCGAGGCGGTCCTGGCAGACTTCTTCGGCGCCGAGGACGCCGCGTTCGTGCAGGGTGCGGGCACCGGTGCGATCCGCGCGGCGCTCAACGCCGCCGTACGGGCCGGGGATCCGCTGCTCATCCACCGGGCCCCCGTCTACCGCACCACCGAGGTCACCCTGCGCGGCATCGGCGTGCGGACCGTCGAGGTCGACTTCAACGACCGTGCCGCACTGCGCGAGGCCCTGGCGTCCGGCCGGTTCCGGTGGGCGTACGTCCAGCACACCCGGCAGCGGCTCTCCGACTCGTACGACCCCGCCGAGGTCCTCGCCGCCTGCCGGGCCGCCGGCGTGCGCACGCTCGTCGACGACAACTACGCCGTGATGCGCACCCCCGCCGCGGGGGTGGAACTGGGCGCCGACGCCTCCTGCTTCTCGCTGTTCAAGCTGCACGGTCCCGAAGGCATCGGTGTCGTCGTCGGGGCCCGCGACCTCGTCGGGCACATCCGGCGCGACAACTACTCCGGCGGCGGCCAGGTCCAGGGCCACCAGGCGCTCGACGCCCTGCGCGCCCTGACCCACGTACCGGTCATGTGGGCCGTCCAGTCCCAGGTCGGTGCCGAGGTCGCCGAGCGGCTGGCGGCCGGTGAAGTGGCCGGCGTCGCCGAGGTCCGGATCGCCAACGCCCAGGACCGCTGTCTGCTGGTCCGCCTGGACCGGCCGGTGGCGAAGGAACTGCCCGCCGTCGCCGCACGCTTCGGGGCCGCGCCCTACCCCGTCGGCTCCAACTCGCGTTACGAGATCGCGCCGTTGTTCTACCGGATGTCCAGCTCCGCGCTGGACGACGCACCCGAGCTGGCCGACTGGACGGTACGCATCAACCCCATGCGGGCGGGAGCGGATCTCGTCGTCGACATCCTGCGCCGCTCGCTCGCCGCACTGGGCGACCGGCCTGCCGAAACGAACGACCCGAAGGACGGCTGA
- a CDS encoding phosphotriesterase, translated as MHTTAPQPVLRTVVGDLAPGSVRGPALAHEHLVLDLDHRGDGAAVLHPDRHATAVTAELAALREEFGLALVVELTCRGMGRDAAALARIARDAQVAVVAATGWYYEPFHTPEIAAADVDELTATLVREIDTGIGSTGIRPGVLGEIGSHGDTPTAAETKVLRAAARAAAETGLSVATHAQLGRGGLAQLELLTTEGVEPHRVSIGHQDLLDDPAVHREIAATGAYVAFDTVGKDSYQSDDTRLRLLLALLEAGHAERVLLSCDISRHGYLRTEGGQGYGHLFRSFLPKARAAGVDDGLIDLMTRCNPLRFLTGAGVEEI; from the coding sequence ATGCACACCACCGCCCCGCAGCCCGTGCTCCGTACGGTCGTCGGCGATCTCGCCCCCGGCTCGGTGCGCGGCCCCGCCCTCGCCCATGAGCACCTCGTCCTCGACCTCGACCACCGGGGCGACGGCGCGGCCGTCCTCCACCCGGACCGGCATGCCACGGCCGTCACCGCCGAACTGGCCGCTCTCCGGGAGGAGTTCGGCCTCGCTCTCGTCGTCGAGCTGACCTGCCGCGGCATGGGCCGGGACGCCGCCGCCCTGGCCCGGATCGCCCGGGACGCGCAGGTCGCCGTCGTCGCCGCCACCGGGTGGTACTACGAGCCGTTCCACACCCCCGAGATCGCCGCCGCCGACGTCGACGAGCTCACCGCCACCCTCGTCCGCGAGATCGACACGGGCATCGGCTCCACCGGGATCCGCCCCGGCGTCCTCGGAGAGATCGGCAGCCACGGGGACACACCCACCGCTGCCGAGACGAAGGTGCTGCGCGCCGCCGCGCGGGCCGCGGCCGAAACCGGGCTGTCCGTCGCCACCCATGCGCAGCTCGGCCGTGGCGGCCTCGCCCAGCTGGAGCTCCTCACCACCGAGGGCGTGGAGCCGCACCGCGTCAGCATCGGTCACCAGGACCTTCTCGACGATCCGGCAGTGCACCGGGAGATCGCGGCGACCGGTGCGTACGTCGCGTTCGACACCGTCGGCAAGGACAGCTATCAGAGCGACGACACCAGGCTGCGGCTGCTGCTCGCCCTGCTGGAGGCCGGGCACGCCGAGCGGGTGCTGTTGAGCTGCGACATCTCACGCCACGGCTATCTGCGCACGGAGGGCGGCCAGGGGTACGGGCATCTCTTCCGGAGCTTCCTGCCCAAGGCCCGCGCCGCCGGCGTCGACGACGGCCTGATCGACCTGATGACCCGCTGCAATCCGCTGCGCTTTCTCACCGGCGCCGGCGTGGAAGAGATCTGA